A window of the Citrus sinensis cultivar Valencia sweet orange chromosome 9, DVS_A1.0, whole genome shotgun sequence genome harbors these coding sequences:
- the LOC127899913 gene encoding UPF0481 protein At3g47200-like has protein sequence MEEYKKRFLKKLLERQLLERRGEQLARTLVSDMRKLEGEARKCYSEKVSLTSHQFVEMMLLDACFIVELFCYRWLGIGYGNDHTFRIIWNSRILGRDLLLAHNQLPLFVLQKVYDRTTTPARPNIVQVENEFIRIRCATELQEAGIKFEKIPKTTTYELPELPILFEEVIIQTAPPNTEQVKNEEFIRIRCATELQEAGIKFEKIPKTTMDELPELPILFEEAKGIMKISELTIDNGTESLLRNLTDYEQYQNTRYGPLVSYIDVMDGLINTVKDVKILCESGILTNCLGDEEVVAQMFNRLGVCVRLPPENNYKEMLKNVNKYCDRKWNKWMANLWHNYFNTPWAIISFFAALVLLILAAVQTVFSVLAYFKSSCLGEGLVLLISSVFMNVGQYCRVLH, from the exons ATGGAAGAGTACAAAAAACGATTTCTGAAGAAGCTTCTCGAGCGACAGCTTCTCGAGCGAAGAGGGGAACAGCTTGCAAGAACCCTTGTCTCGGACATGAGAAAGTTAGAAGGGGAAGCTCGTAAATGTTATTCAGAAAAAGTAAGTCTTACTTCACACCAGTTCGTGGAAATGATGCTCCTTGATGCTTGCTTTATTGTTGAGCTATTTTGCTACAGATGGCTAGGAATAGGGTACGGTAATGACCATACTTTCAGGATAATTTGGAACTCTAGGATACTGGGGCGTGATTTGTTGTTGGCTCATAATCAACTTCCCTTGTTCGTTCTTCAGAAGGTTTATGACAGGACTACGACACCTG CTCGTCCAAACATTGTGCAAGTAGAAAATGAGTTCATACGGATACGATGTGCCACAGAGCTCCAAGAGGCTGGAATCAAGTTCGAGAAGATACCGAAGACAACAACGTACGAGTTGCCAGAGCTACCAATCTTGTTTGAAGAGGTTATCATACAAACAGCTCCTCCAAACACTGAGCAAGTAAAAAATGAGGAGTTCATACGAATACGATGTGCCACAGAGCTCCAAGAGGCTGGAATCAAGTTCGAGAAGATACCGAAGACAACAATGGACGAGTTGCCAGAGCTACCAATCTTGTTTGAAGAGGCTAAGGGAATAATGAAAATCTCAGAATTGACAATTGATAATGGGACCGAGTCCTTACTCCGAAATCTGACTGATTATGAGCAGTACCAAAATACACGGTATGGTCCTCTCGTTAGTTATATAGATGTCATGGACGGTCTCATCAATACCGTAAAGGATGTGAAAATACTTTGTGAGAGCGGGATTCTTACTAACTGTTTAGGTGACGAAGAAGTGGTTGCCCAGATGTTCAATAGGCTTGGAGTTTGTGTCCGTCTCCCACCTGAGAACAATTACAAAGAAATGCTCAAGAATGTGAACAAGTACTGTGACAGAAAATGGAACAAGTGGATGGCGAACTTATGGCACAATTATTTCAACACTCCATGGGCAATCATTTCTTTCTTCGCTGCACTTGTACTGCTCATACTTGCCGCCGTACAAACCGTGTTCTCAGTTCTAGCTTATTTCAAGTCATCATGCTTGGGGGAGGGCCTTGTCTTATTAATAAGCTCCGTTTTCATGAATGTGGGACAATATTGTCGTGTATTGCATTAA